DNA from Granulicella sibirica:
TCTAGTAGTACCGGATGGATGACCGACGAGAAAACAAGACGCCGGACACCAGCCCGCTTCGCCGCGGCCACAAACTGCATTCCTACTTCAGCCTCATTGTCGAGGAATGCTGGGGCTATGTAGAAGGCCGCATCCATGCCGGCCAAAGCCTTAGCAATGTCTGAAGAATTGGAAAGATCACCGACGACAATTTCAGACAGACCTAACGCGCGTGCGATCCTCTCGTCGGCCACCTTGTGCACCAGTCCTCGGATCGCAACATTGCGTTTTAGTAGCTCCGGAACGATCAAGCCCGCTGCCGGTCCGACTGCGCCTACTGTGAGTACCTTCAACTTCTTAGACTCTCCCAAGGCTGACACCTCGTTCTCTCTATCGCTTCCCACGGAATGGATTGATGATGCTTTCTTTCACTTCGGCTATTACAACGTGAATCGCCAACGCGGAGAATCGTTGTGTAAACCGTACTTCCTAGATGTCTTAGGATTGGAGGTGTTCCTCCAAGAATGCCCCTAGGATTTCCAACGCTTCGACAGCGGACTTCAAGGTAAGATTGGATGGAAAGACATGAGTCATTCCTTGCCAAATGTGTAGTTCTGATCGACCCCCGGCAGCATCGATTTGTTCCGCTACACGGCGAGAATCGTCAAGGAGAATCTCATCCTCACCAACGTGCAAGAGTACGGGTGGAAGATCTGCAAACTTGCCAAAGACGGGTGAGGCTTTGGGATCACGATTGTCATGATGGCCAAGATAAATCTCTGCGGCGTGTTCGAGCGCGCTTCTATCGAGGAGCGGATCTGCCTTAGCGCGGGTGTCAACGCTATCACCCGTAAGCGCCAAGTCGGTCCACGGTGACATGACAGCAGCGGCGACCGGCCGATTGGCTAAGTTGTCTATTGGTTGTGCCATGATCGATAGCAGCAAGGCCAAAGCCAGCCCCCCACCTGCGGAGTCGCCGGCGATAGCCAACCGGGAGAAACCCAAAGCTGAAAGACCCCGGTAGGCGTCCTCAGCATCGCGAATGGCCGAAGGAAAAGGATGTTCGGGAGCAAGAGCATAATCGACGACGAAAAAGGGCGCCTTGACCTTCGCCGCGATGTTGCCGACGAAGTTCCGATACGCTGCTGCAGAGCCCAGAACGTAGGCTCCGCCATGGAAGTAGAGAACGGCAGCGCCGTCCATCGCCCGCTGCGGCTTACACCACCATCCGGCAATGCCTCCTATGATCGCAGCCTCATAGGTCACACCCTCTGCTGCTTCCGTTTTCGTCATAAGTTGATCAAACATTGAACGGGTTTCAGGAGCGAACTCTAGCTTGGGTTGCACTGCGATCATGGCTCGAAGTGTAAACATGGTCGCACGATCTAGAAAGTGTTCTCTATGGTAAGTTGTCATTGTTCACCCGGCCTCTCAGCTCTGCGCAACCATCTCTACCAGTTGCCCATCTCTATCATTGGTTTCGTCTATTGCGTTTCTTTGCAGTGGCGAGCTGATCATCAATTAGGCATCTGCGGATCCACAGTTTTCTCACGTGACATCGATTCTATGTTGCAAGGACCACAAGGCCTATAGCAGGTTTATTTATTCAACTTCAGCTGGTTGCACAGTCTAAGTAAAATGAGAATGGATGATCTGATTAGGGAGACACTAGGTGAGCGTTTATAGCTTTTGCTTTCCTCGCTATTGGCATCTGGCGTTAGCGTTGGTTATGGAGGATCGCATGCAAGAAGGCACGGTCAAGGTAGGGGAGTATTTCAGCTGGAAACCCGTAGACGGTGGTCAACTCTCACAAGCGGTCGTTACGCGGATTCGCTCCGACCAACAGGAAGGGCTCTCGCCAGAGTCTGAGGAATATGCAGCCTTCTGGATTGAAGCACAGCCCGTCGTCACGGGTCGGTCGCAGCACCCCTTCACCATCATGGTGGGGACTGACGGGAGGAGCTATTTGGAGGGCAAGGAAATAGCGATCAACAGGGGGCGTGAAGACTGAAGCGAAGAATGCCTTATGCGACCCTTCACTTAAAGCGGTCGCTCGCAAAAAAGGTGTGTTCAAAAAGGGTGACCATTAAGAAGCAGGGCGCAAGGCGTCCACCTGCGAGCGAGCGACGGCGCGCAGGTAAGCCATTCTAGATGCTGCGGCTGCCGCCTTCCTTGACTGCGGTCTGCGGGAAGCAACAATCGCGCAGACCGCGATGCGTTCCGGCACCTCGAAGCGGGCCCTTTATTCACTGTTTTCCAGCAAAGCGATATTATTCGACACGCGCATGCGCCGTTATATCGATTCTTTGGTCGCTCCGGTGGCCTCCGCTGTCTTCGAGCGCGGCGCGCTAGCTGAGAACGTCGTAGACACTATCGGAAACAGAGCTATCCTTGGCATCCTCAGCAAACAAAGACAGACCTCTACTGCTTGGCAGTGGGAGAAGTAAATCAGTCTCCCGAGTTAGCGGTCAGATTTTGGGAAAAGGGTCCAGCTAAAGCAAGAGGGAGTTGTCAACAATCCTAGACCGCTGGTCAAAGACAGGGCGCAAAGCATTGCAAACACAGCCGGAGCCGCCGACCAGTTGCTTGTTCCTTGCTTTGGCTTCTTCTTATCCATTTCACGCTTCGCGTTGATATGCCATTCAGGTCGACGAAGGATATTGAAGCGTGGGTTTGTTCGTGCGTTTACTCATTTCTCATGCCCACCAGCCAAGCGTTGCCACGCTCAGCGCCCCAGAGCGGACAAGAGCTGTCTCATTCTAACGGTAGAGCGACCTTGAGTTGATCCCAGGTTCGGTACGGTTTGGTTTTGCTCATATATGCGAGTGCAGTGTTAGGCGCTCGTCACCGCCCAGAACGGTCCGGACTAATACCTGCTTGCCGCATGGCCGAAGAAAGCTAGCACATGGCCTTCAGCCTCATAGATTGCTAGATGAGAGAGCGTTAGGCAAGCTTTTAGCGTTAGCTGTTCGATGAGCGTTTCCGAGATGCCAAGGAGCTCTCGGGCATCCTTCTTCGACAGTCGCAAAAGCAGCCGGAGCGTAAAGGCAAGCCTCAGTTCAACTGACAGATCCTGTAGGACAATCCCTATGGATGTCTGAGCTTCAATGTTCCCGTTTTGGCGAGCTATTGCAATGCTGCAGCGGAGGACCTCCTTTTTCGCCGAAAGAAAGGCTGTGGAATCTATTTCTTGGTCCTCAGCTTTCAGCCTGCAAAGAGCGACGAGGAGGGCGTCTTCCGCCAAAGCATTGGAGGAAGTAACCGTCAATGCCGCCGCGTAGAGCTCCTTCAGATTAGTAAGGAATACCTCACACCAACGAACCCTTTTGCGAAGCGGTGCGGACCTGGCACCCAAACTTTTCAGCGATGCAACGTCTTCGTTGATGGCTTCGTAAACCGTGGAGGGAGAATTTCGTTGTGTCATCCTTGTGCTCCTATGGATCGCATGATGGTGAAGCAGGGAGACAATCAGCGCGTAAGCTCCACCGCAAGGGTCCCGGGCGCGCTTCCCTCCCGTCCCCGCTGGTTCTCTGAAGCCTCCTAACCACGGGGGTCTGACGCCAAAGTTGAGTAGCCGGCCTCCGCCAACAAAAGCCTTAGCTTGTGCCAACTATGAGCGGTGGCGAGGAAAGGATGCCAAAGGAGCACCGGGATCCGTTAGGATCCCTTCTGCCAATAGTGCAGACGGGTGCCGTTTTCGATGGCAGTCCCAATGCGAAAGTTCGCAATCTCGAATCATCGCTGCTGTGCCATTAAGACGCCTCCTGATTCGTCGGTGCATTCTTGGGAGCCACTCTTGCCTAGGTATGATAAGTGCGCTTGGCTCGACGACTGGGCTTCTAAGAAGAGGAGGGTCTATCGCGGCCTCTCGTGAAGGATGAGACGAGATGGATACTGGGTGTCATGATGGTAGGTGTCAGACCCGACCTTATCCCCGTACCAGTGAGTCATCGGCGTGTCAGCGATCAGCGAATCCTGGTTGCTGATCTCTAGTCGCAGTCGGTCCCCCTTGCGAACCAGCACAGACATAGGCATCAGCTCAAGCCGAAGTTCATAGACCGTTCCTGGCTCAATCGGATCGATCTTGTCATGTTTATGGAACGGTCGCATCGGGGACGTGAGTTCGGGATCTTCTGCGCGATGAGAGGCACGGAGCCATCCCTGACTGACCTTTTCTCCCATGAACGGTTTGTCTTCAGAACGGACAAGCGACAGTTTCACGATCAGGTCCAGATCAGTCTGGTCAGACGACACGAACAAGTTAAGAACGCCCTGTCCCGTAAACTCACGATCTTCATCGAAGGCCTCCGTCGTGAAAGTGTTCACCCTTGCCACATGATTGAGTGTTCCGTCCTTTTGGAAGATTGTCACACCAGCACGCCATTCTGGATCAGGGTATTTCCAGGTGGTCCCCTGCTGCTTCTCCATTGAAGCGGCTTGTTGCAAGGCACCATCGTTCAATGATTCGACGAAGTTCATCTTTCTACCGCTGAGATAAAAGGTGCTCTCGAAAACATCCTCGGGTGGCCAACTTGTCGCTTCCAGGGTTTTGTTTTCATTTTTTACGTAGAAACGAACGGCAGGCTCTTCCATTACCCCGTTGTCGACTCCCTTCAGATGATGCTCGTACCACGGAAGCAGTTCGGCCTTATGAAATTCTTCAGTGGCATAAAGCAGCTGCGTAGCAGCAAATGACTCGGCCGAAACGATAAGAAGCTTCTTTGGACCTTGAACTCGCTCGTAGCCCATGAAATTCCCACGCAAGTGAAGGCCGGACTTTCCCCAGGCTCCGATCGAGAACACGGGAATTTCTATATTGGAAAGCTCCCAGAATGGCGACCGTTCCCTATGCCATGAGTCGTCGGTTGTATGCGATAGCAAGTCATAAACGAACTGGTCCTTGCGACCCTCTTCAAACGGGATGCCTTGTCCTAGGTGTTGCAGCAAGACCGAACCAAATAGCCACGTGCTCAGAAAAGTTTGGATCGGAATCCCGCCGTGATACATCCAGTCGCGATACATGTCCGTGGATCCGTCAAAAGCCCCAATCATCTTTAAATGCGGCGGGCGGGTCCTTGCAGCGTTCCATTGACTCCAGCAATAGTGCGACATTCCGATCATCCCAATACTGCCTGTGCTCCACTCCAGACCAGCGACATACTCTATCATGTCGTGGATGGCTTCTCCCTCATGGCGGGAGATCGGATTCCAAACGCCTCCCGAACGTCCGGTGCCCGGAACATCCATTGCAACATAGGCATATCCGTTGTCGAGGTACATCTGCATCGGACCATATTCGACAAACGAAAAGACATTGTGAACCGGAAGATAGCGCAGTTTCTTCTGGTAAGGGGAGGCACCTAGCAGCACAGGAAAGGGACCGTCACCAGATTTCGGTAGATATACATCAGCTCGTACTATGTCTCCGTGGCGAGTCGTGACTTCAATCTCGAAAGGTGTCACGTTAACGTCTGGCATGTTGTGTCTCCTAGAGGACAGTCTTTAGCGACAACATCGAAGCGAAAGTAAGCTTCGATTCTCGAATTCTATGGGGGAGAACGAAAGCTGCATATAACAGGTTTATTTACGCTCTTCGCGCAGCTGGCCTTTCGATTGAGGAGTTATTCTCATCCCGCATACTGTTTCTCGGAAATGGTTGTTGTCGGTCTTGAAGGAACCAGGATCTGCGTTGCTCTTAGGTAAGCGATGGAAGCACGGCTTTGTGCGCATGACAAGTCCCATGTGCGAAAGCGACGGGGTATCCGCGATGAGCGCCATTCGCGAGCTGAACTTCGCCCCCAAAAGGTGAAGCGCGTCTGCCGCTGACGGATCGATGTAGCCTCGATGTCTCCTGCGACTACGAGCAAATATTCAGCGTTAGAGCGTGCCTCTCACCTGAAGGTTTTGACCTGCGGAGTCTGCACCTGGAAACATCGCTACATATCCAAGCTATAGGCTATACTCCGCACTGATCGTATCCAGACACTGCTTTTCCAAGGTCGCACGGTCATAGCGGGCGCAGAGTGAGCCCATTGAAGCCATAAACTCTATCGCGTGTTTTGAAGGACCGAGCGGATTCTCGTTTGACGACGGGATCACAATATCCGATGGCAGATGTGGAAGCACCATCTCTAGATCTCGGGGAAGCGGAGTGAACGGGTACTTGCTAGACTCCCGCGCCGTACTTTAGGCCGAGACGCGGAGGCCCGCATTCACGGCTGTGCCCGCTCCCAGAAGATAGGAGATATATGAATGCGCGACGAGAAATTGACATTACAGAGGTCTTACCTTGGCTCATACGGACGCCCCTCAATCGCTACGTGTTTCAGATATTCTCGCTAACAAACCCGCCAATAAAACTCGCATTTTTGGATCTCGATTACGAGTCCAGTGCTTCTCCCGAAGGACAGACCGACCGTCAAATAGGTTAGATGTGGGGTCCACATTGCTGTTAGATTTTCGTGGCGAATTCGCCCTTCGGGAAAAGCTCACATTCCCAAATCTTCCCCTCGGACGGTCCCGAGTGGATGCGAGCAGAGGCGGCATGCCATAAAAAACGAACAGAGTGCCCGTCTAGATCTGAGGCACTTCGGGGACCAGCACAAGACGGACGTACTGGTCAGCATCTTGAGCAGTCATCTTTCGTTGCAATCTCACCTTGGATCCCCTGTGTCTCGCCTGGCAACATCCAAGAACGCCATTGGGGTAGTAGAAGAAGAAGCAGGCCCCCGCAGACTTCAATGAGCGCAGATCCCTGAATCGTTCGGCTGCTTGAGTTGCGATCGGCAACAAACGCCAAGCCCAAAGCCGCAACTGGTTGTGATCCGTAGAACAAGGCGCTGAAAAGCCCGAGTAGCGCTCCGTGTGCTGGTACAGGTGAGACCGTTTGGATAAGGCCAAGTGTTGTCACAAACAGGATCGTGGTGGAAATACCGAGGCACCACATGGAGAGAAGCTGCCACCACAAACTATGAAAGCTAGCCGTCAGCCCCAGAAAGAATCCCATCCAGAGTAATGAGCAGGAGATCAACAATCCGGGCCTGCGGAAACCTTGGAAGAACGGCATCACGCAGAGTGCGCTCGTTAGAGATCCAAGTCCGGCGCTCCCAAGCAACAAGCCAGTCGCTCGGGCGCTCCCCATCTCTAGCGCGGGAACCAGAGCGTAGCATGACTGACCAAATACGTTCATGAGAGCGACGCCAATGAACACGCATAATAGCCGAGCATCGCCAAAGAGATGGCGTGCTGAGGTCAGGAATGTCCATCGGCCGGCCAGCTTGCTCTGTTGCCGATCGTCAACTCTAATCAACGCGAGCGACAAGATGACCGCGATGAACGAGAGGCTATTCAGGAAGAAAGCAACAGCCATCCCGAAACTGCCAATCAGTAAACCCGCAAGCATTGGGCCAGCAAAGCGTGCGATGTTGCTGATGACGGCATTGAGGCCAACAACCGCCCGGATGTTAGCACTACCAGCGACTTCGTGGAGCAGACGCTGCACTGCGGGGAAATAGACCGACTCAGCACAACCAAGAAGGAAAGCTAGTAGGTAAACGTGTGCCAAAGTTGCGACATGGAGGTGAACGAGAAGACCAAGAACTGCGGCAAGAACCAGTTCGACAACCTGTGTCGCTATCACGAGAAGACGGCGAGATATGTGACTGGTCAGGCTTCCTAGGAGCGGACCGAGGAAGATTAGGGGCAATGCGGTGGAGCAGGAGGTTATAGCGACTGGTTCAGAACGCCCATGCGAAAGCTGAAAGACAAGCAGTGCCTGCGCAGTTGACTGCAGCCAAGTACCGATAAGTGAAATAGCGAGCCCAGAGAACAAGAGGCGCAGGCTTGAGACGGAGAGCGGCGCGAACGTCTTGCGCCAGGTCGACGCTATCGAATTTGAGTTCAGTGTTGTCATTGGGGATGTCATTCATTCAGTCGCACTGGGGTGATAGGCGATGCCAGCTCGCCGACACCAATACTCCCAGGCGCGGTCATACCCTTCGTTGGGCTTAGCGTTGGCAAGGCGTTCGGAGATGATCCTGATCTCACCTTCAGAGAGGAACGTAATAGATCCAAAACGGCTCGCCTGCATCTGGAGTTCGGCGTTGACTTCGAGATAGACTGCCGTGTAAACGGCCCCCCTTATCGAGCGTCCGGCCACAGTACAGCCGTGACCGCGCATCAGTGCGGCGTTGTTCTGGTCAAGAACCTTTGCGAAGTCGCGCCCCATTTCCACGCTTGAGATCAGCAGGTTGCTGTCCCCAAAGGTCGTCTGAGCGTCCCAGACAGGGACGTGGGCGCCAATAGGAGCGCAACTATGCACAATTGGGCTAAGTTTTTCTGAGGTCACGCTGTAGGGAATGACACTCCGGCTGTGGCTGTGAACCACAGATTGGACATCCGCACGCGCTTCATAGATCGCCCCATGGATAAACCGCTCCAAGTAGGGCTTTCTCAAATCGCCGCAAAGCACCTCCCCATTTAACGCGATTTCCAGGATGTCTTCCTTGCACACAAGCTCAGGTGGAACCGCTCGGGCGATCAAGTAGCGGTCTGGGTGGTCGGGATGGCGAACGCTGATATGTCCAAACGCATCAACAACGTTTTCGTTGGCCAAGATGCGATTGGCTGCAACGAGATCTTCCAGCATGATTTCGATCCTCATGGTGGCCTCCATATAGCGCTTCTCCTTTACCAAGATCCGAGCCTCTAAGACAGGCGCAAGACTACGAGTCATTGGGCCTTCTCATGAAGTGAACTTCAAGCCGACCTTTTTGTCAGGATTGAAAGGATCTCGCGGTTCGTACCGGTTTCCCCGAGGCGCGGGAAGATGTACGAGACGCTGTTGTCGTGCGCCGCAGCGTTGCGGTCGCTCATAGCATCCACTGCGAGAGTCACGTTGAAGCCAAGAGCATAGGCCACACGCGCGGTTGATTCGACCCCGATACTCGTGGCGATCCCCGCGATGACAACCTGCGTCACGCCCTGATCCTTCAACGTTGTCTCCAGGCCTGTGCCGGTAAATGCGTCCCATGTGCGCTTGGTGACGTGGTGATCGCCGGGATGCGGTGTAAGTTCTGGGACGAGTTCGGCCCAATCGGCCAGTCGCGGTCCTTTGCTCAAGGCCTGCTCTGTCCGTCCCGGTGCTGTACCGACAACGGTGACGAAGACGACAGGCAGCCTGAGTTCATGAAAAGCTGCAACCAGTTCTGCAGCGTTCTGAATGAAGACGCTTACCGGATGCACACAAGGATGCGCGACAACACCCTTCTGTAGGTCGACAACGATCAATGCGGTCTTTGGATCAATAGCTGAGATAGACATGCTGAAGATTTCTCCTGGTGTTTTGGAAGTCTGTAGCGAAGGTGCTGGATCCACTAATTGCGGAGGAATTGGTTCCCCAACGAACATCAGCTCCGGACACAGACTGCAGAAATAGAGACCCGCAATCCTATGCGCGAACACCCTGCGGGTTTGTGGCTGGCTTAGAGGAAACAAGATAGCTACCTCACGAAATTGACTCGTACTCGTGCACGGGAGTTCCCCGCTGTCTTCACACTAGAAGAAAGGGATTGTTCAATAAATGCCGTGCGCGACAATCTATACTTGTCGCAGATGAAACAGTTCGACGCTAATCTGCTTTTCGCGCTCGATGCGTTGCTTGAAACAGGCAGCGTCACTGAAGCTGCGGAACAGACAGGGGTGAGCGTTCCGACCATGAGTCGGACGCTGACTCGAATCCGCAAGCTAATCGGCGATCCAATCATGGTTCAAGCCGGACGTGGTCTCGTGGCGACACCGCAAGCCCTGGAGATGCGTGCACGACTCCGAGCGTTTGTGCAGGAGGGACGCGAACTCACACAGCTTGCGTCGCCCTCGCTGCTCGACACCGCACGCACGATCAGCATCCGCGCAGATGAGTCTTTCATTTCCGCTTTTGCCGCGCCGATTATGGATGCGGTGCACCTCGTCGCGCCCCGCCTAGCACTGAGATTCATATCCCACGGCGAAGAGTCGGTCGGACCTTTGCGAGAAGGCGTGGTCGACTTTGACATCGGCGATATCAAACTCAGCGGCCCTGAAGTGAAACTTCAGAAACTGTTCGCGGCCCAGTTCGTCGGTGTCGTGCGCTCCGATCACCCACTAGCGAGCTCGAAGATCACGCCTAAGCGATATGTCCAGTATGCGCACATCAGTGCTTCGCGTCGCGGCTTGGCCCGGGGGCCAATCGATGCAGCGTTGGAGGAGTTGGGACTGAAGCGAACGGTCTCACTGAGCGTGCCAACTTTTTCGAGCGCTCTGACGATCGCAGCCGGTTCAGATCTTGTGGCTGCCGTTCCGGAGCACCTGACCGGAATTGCTTTGAAGATCTACGGTGCCTTTGTGTTCCCCCTGCCCGTAAGGACACCGTCAGTCCGGATTGCGCTAGCCTGGCATCCGCGTTTTGATAGGGATGCCGTCCATCGCTTTGTCCGCGACACGGTTGCCAAGGTGTGTTCGCCAGCATCCTTGAAGCAAGGCAGTAAGCATAGCTAGTGGGCCGAAGCGCCTTCGAGTTGTTCTTTCAGGGAAGGACCCGCCGATTGCGATTTGGCGCGACGAACCAGTAAGGGGATTGGGGCAGCAAGGAACGAACCAATCGCGAGAACGTAGAACGCGTCGATGTAGGACAACATGGATGCTTGCTGATAGAGCTGCCGTCCCACAAAGGCCACCGCAGCCGGTACAGAATCAGGTTTGGAGAAACCATGAAGCTGGAAGTACGCCGCTGTTGCTCCTACTGTATTTCGATATGCTTCATCGCCAGCAGTGAAGTGTGAGACAAGCATGTTTTGATGTACCTGTAGACGACGAGCAAGTAACGTCGATGCCACGGAAACTCCCACGCTGGCACCGAGATTACGGGCGAGACTCAAGATTCCGCTACCGCTCGTAACCTTCTCCTTGGCCAAAAATCCGAAGGCCATGACATTGATTGGCACGATCAGGAATGCCAATCCCACTACCTCGAAGATTCGGGACTCAAGCACCCACGCAAACGGGACCTGAAGGTCCCAATGAACCATCACCAGACAAGCCAGCCCATGCACCACGAAGCCAAACAGAACCATGTAACGTGGCGTTACTCGTTTGATCAGGCCTGGCATGATGGGCATGATGGCCACAAAAACGATAGCGCCTGGTGAAAGCGCCATTCCTGCCAGAGTAGCGGTCCAGCCCAGCATCTGTTGGCAGAAGAGCGGCTGGAGATAGTTTGCAGCGTAGAAGACGAAGCCCATCATCAGCATCGCCAGAACGGACAGAGCGAATCGTCCGTTGCCAAAGAGTCGAAGATCGACAACGGGGTGCGGAAAGCGCAGTTCCCACCAAATAAAGCCGACGAGTGCGGAGATACTGAGTACCGTGAACACGGTGATGAATGTTGAGCCAAACCAGTCATCGATCTGGCCACGATCCAAGACCACTTGCATGCACCCGAGACCGATTGCGAGAAGCGTAAGCCCGACGAAATCGAACTTGCGCTCGCGAAGCGAGAAGCGCGCGAGTTGCGGTGGGTCTTCGAGGAGCCTTGAGTTCAGGACGAACGCCAGAATTCCGATTGGGATGTTGACCAGGAAGACCCAGCGCCAGCTGTAGTTGTCCGTGAGCCAACCACCGAGCGTAGGTCCCAGGGCTGGTGCGACCACGGAGACGACCGAAAAAACCACCTGTGCCGTGCTGCGCCGTTCGGCAGGAAACGAGTCGATCAGGATAGCCTGAGACACAGGTTGTAGACCGCCGCCTCCTAAACCCTGGATCACCCGGAAGAACACGAGGAGACCGAGGGAAGGAGCAAACCCGCAAAGAGCAGAGGCGACCGTGAAGACCACAACACTCCACAGATAGTAGTTCTTGCGGCCAAGGAGTCCTGTCAGATAGCCGCTCAATGGGAGCACAATGACATTCGCTACAAGGTAAGAAGTGAGGACGTACGTTGCTTCATCGATGCTTGCGGATAGATCGCCGGCAATATGTTCAACCGCGACATTCACAATGGTGGTGTCCAGCAACTCCATGAAAGCCGCAAGCGGAACGGTCGCTGCCAGCAGCCATGGATTGATGCGCGTTCTCTCAGGTTGTTGCGACGGGATGGAAACTGAAGTAGCCACAGAGAAGTCACTTTTCGTTGTGTAGTACGTCATCGTGTAAGAGATCAGGCGATGCGCGCGCCCCCGTCTGCTCTACCGGCAGACCAATAAGCGGACGCCTTGATCCATTCCTTCGGGTGTGAAAGCGTTTCCTGTGCGTACCGATGGACGCCTCGTGCAATTGATTCTTCCGCTGCGATCCAGATAAACCCATCACCTGACGGCAGCCTTGTCCCCGCGAGGGTCATGATGACTCTGTGAAGATTGACTGCGGCGTCTGTGCTCGAGAGCAGCCATGTGATTCCGACCGTTTCATGCTCGGCGAGATATGACTCTTCGCTAATGTCTGGAACGATCGCGATAACATGCACGGTCGCGTTACGCGGCAAAGCATCCAGACGTCTCGCAATCGATGGGAGAGCTGTACTATCCCCGATGAGAAGTGTCCAATCGAAATCGGTGGGAGCTACAGCCGATCCACGAGGTCCCCCCATTTGAAGGCTGTCGCCGATGCGAGCATCCCGCGCCCAATCAACTGCAGGGCCCTGGGGATGAAGCGCAAAGTCGATTGTCAGAGTGCCCGCTTGCGCGTCCCACGCACGGGGCGTGAAGTCACGAGCAATGGTAGAAGCGCCTCCATCTACAGGCAGGAAAACCTTCACATGGTCGTCGGCGGATGGGCTTTGAAACGTGCCGGGATTTTCACACAGGAACTGAAGGCGCAACATCCCAGGCGTGACCTGGTGCTTAGCTAAGAGGTGAATTGTGCGGCGTTCTGCATCGATGCGAACGCGACTGAACGCATGTTGTTTCATTTGAGACTTCCATTCTGACGCGAGGGAGCGCGGGCTTCACCGTTGGTGAAACCTATAAGGACACTTCGCTGCGTCTATGTAATTTGAGTCCGATACCCTTGCTGGCCAGCAGGAACGGAGTATTCTGTCTAAGGTTGATATTACGAGCAATTACTCAGTTTCGGTACTCGCATTCCTTATGGCCAAAAAGATCAATCCCGCCTCGCGCGTAAACCTTCGCAAATCGCCGCTGCAGCGTCGTTCTGCAGAAACGGTGGACGTGATCGTTGAGGCCGCTGCTCGCATTCTGGAGACGAAGGGATTCGAGGCATTCAATACCAATGCCATCGCTGAGATGGCGGGAGTGAGCATTGGTTCCCTCTATCAATACTTCCCCGGGAAGTATGCACTTCTTAGCGCATTGATAGAACGACAGATGAAACCTTTCCTCGATATGAGAACTGCGCTCGCGTCGAAACCTGATTTCAGATCGGCGCTCCGCTTCTACATCGAAGTAGCAGTCAACAACCAAATGAGACGGCCTGAACTGGCCCGTCTCATAGACTTAGCCGAGCGACAAGAGATGTTCAACGATCTGGTCTCATCCGCTTCATCCTTTGTTTTGCCCCAATTAGAGAGAATGCTGAAGCTGCCAGGGGCGCCTCTGGTACGGAAACGCAGTCTGGCGGCTGCCGATATTTTGGCAATTGTCAAAGCGTTGACAGACGTAGCCGGAGAAAGACGCGAAACCGAATCCGCTGAGCTATTGGAACGAATTCAACG
Protein-coding regions in this window:
- a CDS encoding DHA2 family efflux MFS transporter permease subunit, with translation MTYYTTKSDFSVATSVSIPSQQPERTRINPWLLAATVPLAAFMELLDTTIVNVAVEHIAGDLSASIDEATYVLTSYLVANVIVLPLSGYLTGLLGRKNYYLWSVVVFTVASALCGFAPSLGLLVFFRVIQGLGGGGLQPVSQAILIDSFPAERRSTAQVVFSVVSVVAPALGPTLGGWLTDNYSWRWVFLVNIPIGILAFVLNSRLLEDPPQLARFSLRERKFDFVGLTLLAIGLGCMQVVLDRGQIDDWFGSTFITVFTVLSISALVGFIWWELRFPHPVVDLRLFGNGRFALSVLAMLMMGFVFYAANYLQPLFCQQMLGWTATLAGMALSPGAIVFVAIMPIMPGLIKRVTPRYMVLFGFVVHGLACLVMVHWDLQVPFAWVLESRIFEVVGLAFLIVPINVMAFGFLAKEKVTSGSGILSLARNLGASVGVSVASTLLARRLQVHQNMLVSHFTAGDEAYRNTVGATAAYFQLHGFSKPDSVPAAVAFVGRQLYQQASMLSYIDAFYVLAIGSFLAAPIPLLVRRAKSQSAGPSLKEQLEGASAH
- a CDS encoding siderophore-interacting protein, with product MKQHAFSRVRIDAERRTIHLLAKHQVTPGMLRLQFLCENPGTFQSPSADDHVKVFLPVDGGASTIARDFTPRAWDAQAGTLTIDFALHPQGPAVDWARDARIGDSLQMGGPRGSAVAPTDFDWTLLIGDSTALPSIARRLDALPRNATVHVIAIVPDISEESYLAEHETVGITWLLSSTDAAVNLHRVIMTLAGTRLPSGDGFIWIAAEESIARGVHRYAQETLSHPKEWIKASAYWSAGRADGGARIA
- a CDS encoding TetR/AcrR family transcriptional regulator, translated to MAKKINPASRVNLRKSPLQRRSAETVDVIVEAAARILETKGFEAFNTNAIAEMAGVSIGSLYQYFPGKYALLSALIERQMKPFLDMRTALASKPDFRSALRFYIEVAVNNQMRRPELARLIDLAERQEMFNDLVSSASSFVLPQLERMLKLPGAPLVRKRSLAAADILAIVKALTDVAGERRETESAELLERIQRAVLGYLG